The stretch of DNA ggttaaccattatatttatacattcattattagccaaacaatattacttatttaaaattctaaacaaagtaagtaattaaaagaTTATGGATAACTTCAGTGCAGTTTACCATAGCTTATACTACAAcaaaaggttttctgcgaatttcattaatcgtttagaggtgtatgttggttgaatgtactgtatatATTGTTCTTTCCATTGCTTCTCACAGTTTTGCTACTGGTACACTGTATATAGtgtgttctattttttctttattattaatttgctTTAATGTTAAGAAACTATCGACACACGACCGTCCTGATTGAAACCCACATTGTTTCTGGGTTTCTTGTTGGGTTGGTTATATTCATTTTCAATTACTTACGTTAAGTGTTTGATAACTTTTGCCTTGAAATTACTGTCACCCTTAAATAATTAGTGTGTCTTACTGGTTGCATAAGTAATAGGAACAAATATGGGACTATACAAAAcagaaaaacattatttttaatctaTTGGGTTAAACACCTTATGGGAAAAGTAATTTATAGATAGTATATTTACAAAGTAACAGGTTTAAATCAAATAATCattaaaaattattgtatatgtgtGGTTGGAAATATGACTGGATTACTAGATCCATTCGCCtaacaaattttttttagtatAAATAATTGGCACACCTACTGTTTTTGTCACTATTTTTTTAAAGcatgaaaaatgtgttttctTTCTCTTTAAAAGTGCCTGTTCTACATATCTTCTATTGAATATTCTATGAGTTCTAAGAACTTCAGCAGCAGTGTTGTTCCGTCTACCGATTTTTCAGAAAGATCTACCGAATTTGATTCCTATCTACCGAACAGCCCCTTGAatctacctaattttaaaacaaagatcacaatgacttgaaaataaattgggataatacaatttatctttttatttctgttaccatcaaaaaacttttcagtgtaacctaatacttagtatttttaatacgtttgtattaaaattcatttgatacttccctgtagtgtttaaaaatatatttgcaaagatgcaaagaaagcgaaataccccgagattcaagttcgtaattttatacctaataataacatattgtaTAAACATCATTCCATAATCATATTCATTCACACACGTCTCTTCAATTCTCAAAGAATCTCAAGTATCAAGTGATAAATTAGCTAAATGAGGGTGTGTGTGCTGTCGGTTTTCtttggacttaatccattagcaaaaataatggttgttacatctatttgaaccagaacgttttaactttctgtaaatattatgacctataactatttctcaaaatattattaaaccttatttgtatcataatagctgatgtgagcatttggtcccaataaattgattctttatttattaaacaaaattcaatgaattatggttatttctaataattatttcaacataattatttaaggtctttaacttttgaaccattaagtcgccaccataatgggaaacttttctatttttagttttatggaaaaatgttattctttctaaaaagttctgaatgatctaaaacttagaatacaatcagatattaaatttttttagtaatataggcagtttatcaaaaaatatgaattttttgttcatattttttgacaaacctcgtgtatatggctcaaaaaaatgtaattgatgattgattttaggttttagctcataaaactaaaaaaaattccaTTATAGTGTTCACGCACTGTATATAATATAGATAATTTACGTCATTGCATATGATCTACCGAATTTTGCCAAAGACATCTCCCGATATTGGATAAGCTCCACAGAACAGCACTGTTCAGCAGATCTACCATTCTTAAGCCTAATAAACCTTTTATTTCGACCTGTTGGCCCAAAAGACATATCAAGAAAAAATGAATCTCATACCAACAGTTTTTTCTATCAAAGCTGCTCATTgcttttatatttctatttctagACTCTGTATTGTTATTCATTTTTGAGTCATCTAGCCTTATCTCTTCATATATTTAGGTTAGGTAACACTTAAAAAAACTCCTCTTTAAAAAGGTGCTTAAAAATTATTCTAGAATAACTTTTTCTCCTACAAAGTATCACTTCTTTGTCTGTCTTTTTATATGGACTCTAGTTTTGGTGCTCTTTCCTAACATTGTTTAGGCCTTTTCAggtaaattattactatacattGAAGTGAAAAACAATTATAGGCTGCAATATGTCATACACTGAGTTAATTTCATCTTTTGCTTATCACTTCTTTATTATaagttaatttcaaaataataaaatattaaataatatttaactcaTATCTTTTATTTTGGACcataataacaataaataattaaaaaaagtacaaaatctttgctaaaacaaaaattaaattaaaaaaactgatCTTTAAATTCGATCAGTAAGTTAAACATGATGAGCAAGCCATTTTTTCAATCCTTCAATGTCAACTGTACCGTTTTTGTGATATGCATAACTTTCAGCAATGTCAACTTTCAATGGCAAGCTAGCAAAATCAAAGTCTTCTTCAGGATCTCCTAGTAAGGCTGTTTTTTTCATTTTAGGATCCACTGATTCAAGTTGATTGGATTTTGTAATACGAAGGGTatttctacaataaaaaaaagtataaacaGTAACCACAATAAAATATACTCAAATAACAAGCTTAGAAACACATAAACAATACAGTACTTACTACAAGTTTTCTACATACTTACAATTCTTTTTCAAAAATAGCCTTCACTGCAGATCCTCCCTTAGAAAAAGTGTAGTCTTGTTTATTGCATAAAATCAACAATTtgggtttatttttaataataacagGATCGACTagcatattatataaaaattctgcaGCATCTCTTATATCTTGGGTAATAGTATTGGAGTCCACAACATATACAATACCTTTGGTGATTTCCTTGTATTGTTCAAAAAATTTGTCTCTTAAACGTTCATGCCCAGGAATATCAATGATTCTAAGAACTTCCTGAAatgttttatcaatatttatatcacttaaaaataaaatggcaAAACTATATATGTAGTGCTTCAAAGTTTTATGTATTGGAAAGAAAACTGAGAATTTGGTGAAATTCCAATACATACAGAACATTTTTCTTATAACTTCCCATATCATGTGTTAGATCACTAAATAACTCAAAAGTTTCTTATCATACAGAAGTAATCAAGTTTTTTATAGAGAACAATCACAATTTCTAATTGTATTAATAATTATTCTCTAACTACAGTTACTTACATTGTTACTTATATAGTTTGCAACGTTTTCTTTGATCGACGTATGCGTTTGTATATGCTTATTGTGAATTAGTTGGGAAAATATTAAAGTTTTTCCACTGTCACAAATACCAGTTAAAAGTATTCCTTGGCGAGAACTCTTCCTTCTTTTGTAAAGAGCAATTAGAACTGAAAGaaaatttagtaaataaaagtatacattacatatttattcaAAAGTAACCATATTTCTTAAGTGTCTGCCTTAAGcatgttataaattttaataaaatatatccaTATGTTGTGGTACATACCCAAAGTTATAACTATGACAAAAACTGCAATAAACACTTGAGTGTAATCTGTTCCCCCTAATTTTATCGGAACTTTATCTGCCATATTTTTCGTTTATTTCAATTATTCATTCAATAAATATAGACCACAAAAATTCCTTTTCAGTTGACCACCACATAACcctaaaaagtaaaaattatcacACAGCACACTCCCACCTAGCAGTGCCAGTCCAATGTTAAAGAGTAAAAGGACGATTGGTGCATCGTCTAGTGCCAGGGTGCGTAACTATATATATGCATGGCGATAAATTCAAAAGGCACGTAAAATTACCTAGATtgtacttattttaaagtaagcGAATATCGatataatactaaaataacaaaaaaccctTATTTTATACGATAATACAGTTTAATGCTAAAAGAATATTCTTTAGGAATATACTTTGACGataatatgtatataatttttaagtggttaaaaaaattaaagaataaaatctttatttataaaaatgttacaagaaatattaataatacaagccaagtgtagtataatttagtgttcttAATGATGTGACAAGAacttgtcagtatttaaataattgttttgttatTCTAATGCTAAATTAAGTGTGAATACAAGCCTGGTCGTGGTAAAAACAAACTATGAACGGCTGTTCTCTTAATGCTCCTAAGTCCAACTTGGATTATATCCTCCTCTCTTTAAAATAACAAGCGCATACACGAAAGTTGTAGCTCAAATTTAGGGCTCGTCCATATAATTTCGTGGAAGTGACAAGACACGACCAAAAtgcaggaacgagactagcagtGCCACCAAATGGAAGGGTGCCAAACAAAAACGTGAGTTGACCTTGGAACGCCTTGTTACCAATGTAGGTTTAATTACTTAATCTTCTGTCATTACATTTTTGTGCTGAACAGCCTATTCTATCCAAACACATCAACGAAGGTAGTAGTAGAATTGGTAGAATGGCAACACAAATTACAACTTTTGGCCCCTACCATCGTGACTTACAATATACATGCAATGTAATGTCACAGTCTTAAGTTTGTTGGggtcatcgagttagaatctaactCGATGGTTGGGGgggtttaaaaaataataataaacatggTTGCCTGTATTATATGCAACACATTATACTCATAAAAACTCAGTCTACATGAAATTAGGACCTAAAGtaaacacaaaattaataaagatgtcaGAAATAGCTGAATATTGACTTCCATATCCTACAACGGAAAAATAACAGCTTTGctaaaaaaaatatcaattaatttaataaaatactttaaaattatttattatcctagaataaaaataaattaaagttttgtttttaaatgagTGCTAAATCAACACTCGTGATTTTGTTACCTGGCACATCCCAATAATGATGTACATCCACAAATTTTGTGCATTCGCCAAATTTTAAAAGCATGACTCCAAAAgtttaaattaaacataaaaatcttcatatataatgaaataaacaaaaataaatcgtAAATCAAAAATGTTAAGGGTTTAATAAGCTCAATATGCAACTTTGACTATAATATCTAATGTGTACCTTCAGTTTTTTACAAACCATAAATAATTAATGACCTTATTCTAGAGTTTTCAgagcaacaaattaattttattaactttTAGAATAAACcattttgaagtttttttaaaTGCTTTAAAAGTATATAATAAAGTAAAGAAAACACTGCTTACATAAACTTCGTAaagttttgatttccacttcggaaatcatcctcaaaatacaaaacattaatgcattaagatgccacaagaaaatagcttcagaacgatATTAATCTTTAACAAGTTCCCTCTCTCAAAAACACTTATTCACAGCAACTAGGTATACTTAAAATCAAGCGTCCTATTTAgtcttgatcaattgcatcccaaacttctctcacGATAACTTCTATGTCGTCAAGAGAGACATGTGATGGTTGTCGGCTTTTGAGTTGACGATCAATATCCACAAATTCTCAATGGGATTTAGATCAGAGCTACAAGGTGGCCAGTTCATGGTTTGTATACCAACTTCGTCTATAGAATCACGGACTACACATGCAAC from Diabrotica undecimpunctata isolate CICGRU chromosome 4, icDiaUnde3, whole genome shotgun sequence encodes:
- the SrpRbeta gene encoding signal recognition particle receptor subunit beta translates to MADKVPIKLGGTDYTQVFIAVFVIVITLVLIALYKRRKSSRQGILLTGICDSGKTLIFSQLIHNKHIQTHTSIKENVANYISNNEVLRIIDIPGHERLRDKFFEQYKEITKGIVYVVDSNTITQDIRDAAEFLYNMLVDPVIIKNKPKLLILCNKQDYTFSKGGSAVKAIFEKELNTLRITKSNQLESVDPKMKKTALLGDPEEDFDFASLPLKVDIAESYAYHKNGTVDIEGLKKWLAHHV